A window from Zonotrichia albicollis isolate bZonAlb1 chromosome 8, bZonAlb1.hap1, whole genome shotgun sequence encodes these proteins:
- the TMED5 gene encoding transmembrane emp24 domain-containing protein 5, which produces MGPRPLLLVPLGCLALLLPPPSAAEFSPSLDSDFTFTLPAGRKECFYQPMRKEASLELEYQVLDGAGLDVDFHLLSPKGETLVFDERKSDGVHTVETEDGDYMFCFDNTFSTISEKVIFFELILDNMGEDGQEEEDWKKYVTGTDLLDMKLEDILESINSVKARLSKSVQIQTLLRAFEARDRNIQESNFDRVNFWSMVNLGVMVVVSAVQVYMLKSLFEDKRKSRT; this is translated from the exons ATGGGGCCGCGgccgctgctgctggtgccGCTCGGGTGCCtcgcgctgctgctgccgccgcccaGCGCCGCCGAGTTCAGCCCCTCCCTGGACAGCGACTTCACCTTCACGCTGCCCGCCGGCCGCAAGGAGTGCTTCTACCAGCCCATGCGCAAGGAGGCCTCGCTGGAGCTCGAGTACCAG GTTCTAGATGGAGCAGGATTAGATGTTGATTTTCATCTGCTCTCCCCAAAAGGTGAAACTCTAGTTTTTGATGAAAGAAAATCAGATGGAGTTCATAC TGTGGAAACAGAAGATGGGGATTACATGTTCTGCTTTGACAACACATTCAGTACCATTTCTGAAAAGGTGATTTTCTTTGAATTGATCCTGGACAATATGGGAGAAGATGGTCAAGAGGAGGAAGATTGGAAGAAGTATGTTACAGGCACAGATCTCCTAGACATGAAGTTGGAAGATATTCTG GAATCCATCAACAGTGTCAAAGCCAGATTAAGCAAAAGTGTCCAGATTCAGACCCTGCTCAGAGCATTTGAGGCTCGTGACCGAAACATACAAGAAAGCAACTTTGACAGAGTGAATTTCTGGTCCATGGTCAACTTGGGAGTAATGGTGGTGGTATCAGCTGTTCAGGTTTACATGTTGAAAAGTCTCTTTGAAGATAAGAGGAAAAGTAGAACTTAA